From one Humulus lupulus chromosome 8, drHumLupu1.1, whole genome shotgun sequence genomic stretch:
- the LOC133795491 gene encoding protein KINESIN LIGHT CHAIN-RELATED 1-like, with amino-acid sequence MPGLISSNPSPIFISGTPDQTLKSESFNGTKGYLKPASPSSQLRMRPTRKSGPEKLPVDDSSLDNPDLGPFLLKLARDTISSGESPNKALDYAIRASKSFERSPVAQGLELAMSLHVVAAIYSSLGRLEEAIPVLERSIEVPNIGSGLDHALAKFSGYMQLGDTYSIMGQLEQSISCYESGLKIQSEALGESDPRVAETYRYLAEAHMQAMQFDEAENFCKKTLEIHRLHSEPASLEEAADRRLMALVCEAKGDYETALEQLVLASMVMIASGQDNEVATIDVGIGNIYLSLCRFEEAVFAYQKALTVFKSTRGENHSSVASIFVHLADLYYRTGKLRESKSYCENALRIYTKPSPGFTSEEIATGLTEIAAIYEAVNEPEEGLRLLQKAIKLLENKSAYRGTIAGLEAQMGVMFYMIGRFSEARNSFESAITKLRAGGERKSAFFGIVLNQMGLASVQLYKINEATKLFEEAREILEQECGPCHLDTLGVYSNLAATYDAMGRVEDAIEILEYILRVREEKLGTANPDVDDEKKRLTQLLREVGRSRNRKAKSLENLLGSNIQERKKEGTRRWSGFSFKP; translated from the exons ATGCCGGGCTTAATTTCGTCGAACCCATCTCCCATTTTCATATCAGGAACTCCAGACCAGACTCTGAAGAGCGAGTCCTTCAATGGAACCAAAGGTTATCTTAAGCCAGCATCTCCTTCCAGCCAATTACGGATGCGACCCACCAGAAAAAGCGGTCCCGAAAAGCTTCCCGTAGACGATTCCTCGCTCGACAATCCGGATCTCGGGCCGTTTTTATTGAAGCTAGCCCGTGACACGATTTCGTCCGGGGAGAGCCCGAACAAGGCTTTGGATTACGCGATTCGAGCTTCCAAGTCGTTCGAGCGGAGCCCTGTAGCTCAGGGTCTTGAGCTGGCTATGAGCTTGCACGTTGTGGCGGCGATTTACAGTAGTTTGGGTCGATTAGAGGAGGCGATTCCGGTTCTGGAACGGTCAATTGAGGTCCCTAATATAGGAAGCGGGTTAGACCATGCGCTGGCTAAGTTCTCGGGATACATGCAGCTTGGGGACACGTATTCAATCATGGGGCAACTTGAGCAGTCGATTTCGTGTTACGAATCGGGTCTTAAAATCCAATCGGAGGCTCTGGGTGAGTCGGATCCCCGAGTTGCAGAGACTTACAG GTACCTTGCTGAAGCCCATATGCAAGCAATGCAATTTGACGAGGCAGAGAACTTCTGCAAAAAGACACTTGAAATTCATAGATTGCACAGTGAACCGGCATCCCTTGAAGAAGCGGCTGATCGCAGGCTCATGGCTCTCGTCTGTGAGGCAAAGGGAGATTATGAAACTGCCCTTGAGCAACTTGTTCTTGCTAGCATGGTAATGATAGCCAGCGGACAAGATAATGAGGTCGCTACTATTGATGTCGGCATTGGCAACATTTACCTGTCCCTCTGTCGATTTGAGGAGGCTGTTTTTGCTTACCAGAAAGCTCTTACGGTATTCAAATCTACAAGGGGTGAAAATCACTCTTCTGTGGCCTCAATCTTTGTTCACCTTGCTGACCTGTATTACAGGACCGGAAAGTTGCGAGAGTCCAAATCATACTGTGAGAATGCGTTGAGAATATATACTAAACCTTCGCCTGGATTTACTTCTGAGGAAATTGCCACTGGGTTGACTGAAATCGCAGCCATCTATGAAGCTGTCAATGAGCCCGAGGAAGGGCTGAGACTCTTGCAGAAGGCAATAAAGTTATTGGAGAATAAATCTGCATACCGTGGCACAATTGCAGGATTAGAAGCTCAGATGGGTGTCATGTTCTACATGATTGGAAGGTTTTCAGAGGCTCGAAATTCATTTGAGAGTGCTATAACTAAGCTTCGTGCTGGCGGGGAGAGGAAATCAGCATTCTTTGGAATTGTGTTGAACCAGATGGGGTTGGCTTCTGTGCAGCTGTACAAAATAAACGAGGCCACCAAACTGTTTGAAGAAGCGAGAGAGATACTAGAGCAGGAATGTGGACCATGTCACTTGGATACACTAGGAGTATATAGCAATCTCGCAGCAACTTATGATGCCATGGGGAG GGTAGAAGATGCAATCGAGATATTGGAGTACATCTTGAGGGTGAGGGAAGAAAAGCTGGGAACAGCAAATCCAGATGTTGATGATGAAAAGAAAAGGTTAACTCAGCTTTTACGAGAAGTGGGAAGGTCTCGCAACAGAAAGGCGAAATCACTGGAAAATCTTCTCGGTTCCAACATTCAAgagaggaaaaaggagggaacgAGAAGATGGTCTGGTTTTAGTTTTAAACCTTGA